From the Vibrio ziniensis genome, the window TATCCTTTGTATCACGTAAACCCTGATGATAATAAAATGCAACAATTGGGTACTATTTATATAGAATCTAGCGCGCAAGAGATTTACAACACTCTAATCAAGCAATTCATCATCACTCTATTAGTCAATGCAGCTAAAACCATATTTGTATGTGCGGTAATACTCATGGTTTTCCATCAAAGCGTTAACCGACGTATTTTTTCTGTTGCTCAGTACTTACGTAAGTACAACCCTCGCCACCCAGCAGATAAGCTCTGCCTTGAACATAAAAAATGGATTATGGAAAAAGATGACGAACTGAATTGGCTAGCAGAAGAAACCAATACTATTACCAGCAACGTTACTACCCTTTATCGTAATATTAAGTTCGAACAAGAGCGCTTTGCCGACTTTACACAAGTATCCTCAGATTGGTTATGGGAAACCAATATGGAGGGGCACCTAACCTATGTATCTGAACCCATGCGTGAAATGCTTGAAATTGATGAGTTTACCCGCCCCACGTTCGCCCAGATACCCTGGTTTGTCGATGTCACAGAATTGCTTCGAGCTTTGGAAACCAAACAAAACTTCGCTAAATGTGAACAGCAACTGAAAATAGATGGCTACAATATTTACATGATGTTTCAGGGCATAGCGCGTTACGAGAACAATCGTTTCGTAGGCTACCGTGGCACTACCATCAATATTACTCAGCTCAAATCTACTCAGTTGGAGTTACAAACACTCAACTACAACTTAGAGAAAAAAATTGATGAGCGAACTCGCGATCTCAAACAAAGTATGGAGCACCTTCAAAAAACTCAAGAGCAGTTGATTGAGTCAGAAAAATTGGCGGCTTTGGGAGGGTTAGTTGCTGGAGTGGCACACGAGGTAAATACACCATTAGGAATTGCAGTAACAGCAACCTCTGTGATCCAAGAAGTTAAAAGTGAATTGAACTCGGCCTTTGCCTTACAAACATTAACCAGCACTCAATTTAGTGAGCTAATGCAGCGTCTTGCCGACAGTAGTGCGTTGTTAGAAAGCAATCTCAATCGTGCAGCTAAGTTAGTGAGAGACTTTAAACAAACAGCGGTGGATCAAGTTTCAGAACAGCGCAGCCAGTTCCGTATTCATCAGGTTATTGAAGCACTGATTGCCAGCTTACATTCTGAAACACGCAAGATCCCCGTTGAACCCAAAATTCAGGGTGATGAACAACTTATGATGACCAGTCTACCCGGAGTACTGACTCAAATCCTAACCAATCTCATCATGAACAGTGTGAACCACGCATTTAAAGAAACACAACAACCGAGCATCGCTATACATTTCTACGAACAAGGTGATGATATTGTTTTGGAGTACAAAGACAACGGATGTGGCGTTGAAGAAGCCCTACATCAGAAGATTTTCGAACCGTTTTTCACCACTAAACGCGGTGTCGGTGGCTCTGGATTAGGGCTAAATCTGGTGTTTAACTTATTGAAGAAAAAGCTTAATGGAGAATTGCTGTTTGAATCAGAAGTTGGGCATGGTGTGCATTATACCATCACCATGCCTAAAGTACTGGCTCCAGAAATGGAGCACTAATCGGGCCATGCTGATCTAATGTCAACAAACGCATCCCAGTGTTCAAGAAGCAAATCCACTAGCTTAGGTTCAAAATGCTGGCCTCTTTGTGTCAGCAGTTCTTGTTTAATTGATTCATCCGACCAAGCATCTTTATATACTCGCTTAGCACCTAGAGCATCGAACACGTCGGCTAATGCTGTAATGCGCCCACAAAGTGGAATTTCTTCACCTTCAAGCTGCTTGGGATACCCTCTACCATTCCATTTTTCATGGTGTGTAGCAGCAATTTCTTTTGCTACTATCATCAATGGGCGTTTGGACTTACTCAGAATATCCACGCCGTATTCAACGTGTTTTTGCATTTCTACCCATTCCTCTGCGTCCAGTTTACCTGGCTTATGTAAGATGCTATCAGGAATAGCCACCTTGCCAACGTCATGCAGAGGAGAAGCATTGCGAATAAGCGTCGCTTCAGCGTCAGACAAACCATATAAAAGAGCAAGCTTTTCACAAAACAATGAAACCCTTTGTACGTGGGCCCCGGTTTCTTTACTTCGCGCTTCCACCGCATTGGCTAAGTTATATACCAACTCTTTTGACGTTTCTTTCAAATCTTCCATCAGGTTAATCTTTTCGAAGGTTAACCCTATGTTATACATATAAATTTGTAGAAGTTGTTTATCCAGTTCAGACAACTCCTCATTCAAATTCACATAAAGAAGATTGTCTGCACCACGTTCGTCATGGAGATAGCAAACGTAGGCACGACCAAAATCCTCCGATTGACGGGTTTCCAGCACCTTCTTGCAGCGCTTCACCACCTCCTCAGGCAGCACGTCAAACGCGCAGTCTTGATAGCAGTCAACATACTCTCCTGTAGCAGCTAATGTAAATGGGCGAGCTTCTTCCCCCTCGCTTCGGGGCTTTACGATACAGTAAAACGCAGATGCGTTCAGTTTTAACAGAGATGTCATCTGACTCAACACAGACGAAGCATAAGTTTTTAACGTTGTGGTATTTTGCACTTTTGCCGATGCTTCAATTACGCGGCTCAAACCTTGTTTTTGCTCTTCTATCAAACACAGATCGCGGTACGATCTAAGCATTGAATAAAGCAAGGTGCGTAACTTCTGCGTGGTTAATTCGGTTTTTTCTTTATAGTCATCAATCTCATACTCTTGAATCACTTTGTCTTCAGGAGCTTGCCCCGCCTGTCCTGTTCTAAGTACCAAGCGAGTCATTTTATTATTGAGATGTTCACGAATGTAGCGAACTAATTCAAGGCCAGCATGTTCACTTTCCATGACAACATCAATCAAAGCTAATGCGATGTCATCACGCTCTTCCATAACTTTGCGAGCATCATCCCCAGATAGCGCTGAAATTAATTCAAGTGGGCGGTCCTGAAATAGGAAGCCGCTAAGTGCCAACTTAGTGACCTGATGCATTTCTTTGTCATCATCCACCAATAATACTTTCCATGTATTAACAACAACTTTTGGCTCTTTTTTCTCAGAAACCAAGCTGCCACGCATGTCAGCAAATAAATCCATTAACAGCCTCATTGTAGTTATGTCTATACGCCACTTTTAGCGTAGCACATTCCATATAGTTGCAATGTTACCTATGGCACTATTTTGCTGAACGTAATTCAGCGTCGATTTCACTTTTTACCGTACAACGGTATAAATGCATGTGAGTGCACAGCAAAAAATTTACTGTCATCTAAAATAATTAATTCGGTCAGTTGAAATTCTAAACTTTTAAGGGGATACAATGAAAAAACTGCTAAGACTTTTTCCTTTGTACTTAGTTGTAACTGTAATCGCAGGCGTACCCATATTGATAGCGCTGACATTAGCCATCTCCAACATCCTCGATTTAAATAAGCGCGTCAGCGTTGCCGAACATGATCAGGAAACCGTTCAACTCATACTGTTATACGATAATCTTGCTCACAATCTAGCAGTTGAACGTGGATTAACCGCAGGTGTATTGGGTTCAAAAGGCCAAGGTGCTCAAGTTGAAACCCTAAACAAACAACGCATCCAATCTGATTCTCATGTTAAAGCCCTTCAGAGTTTCAATCCGACTAACATTCCCAAAGCTTTTGCTGAAAAAATTAAAACTGACATAAACGCCCAACTGCAATCTTTGGCTGAAGTCAGAAAACAAGTCGACGCACTACAACCTAAAATTTCACCTTTTGCGTATTATTCAAATCTGAACCAACTCGCTATTGATAACGCACGTATTCTGCTCAGTACCATCGACGACGCCAATGTGTCAGAACTTGGTAGTTCATTAATTTCAGTAGTAATCATGAAAGAGCGAGCTGGCCAAGTTCGCGGCGCGTTGAATGGCGCATTTGCGAGTCAAAAATCAAATTCTGCACAATACACATCCATCAACGACTATATTTCATCAGGCAACTACGCTGAGCGTTCACTGATGTTAACGATGCCGACACAGTTTATTCAACAACTTGACGATGCCAAAAATTCAGCCATTTGGAAAAATGTAGAGCAGATACAACAAAGTTATCTTAACCAAGCAAATCAACTCGATAATTTACAAGGCCCTAAACCTACAGAATGGTTTAGCGCTGCAACAGAGCGTATTGGTCAATTAAATCAGTTGAGAAACGTCATCCAAGGTCAAATGATGACGATGTCAGCACAACAATCTCAACGTGCCAATACCAATGAAAAAATCATTATTTCGCTGAGCGTTATTATCGGTGTCATCTTGATATTTAGCCTTTATACAGCCGTCAGTACGTTGAGAAACCGAGTGGGCAGTCTAACTCAAAAACTAGCCGTAATGTCACGTAATAGAGATCTTAGCATTTCACTAGCTTCGGAAGGACAAGATGAGATTTCACATATATCTCAGAGTGTAAACGGCTTGACCACTAGTATTCGTAATCTATTGTCTGAAGTAACTGAAGCCAATGATCACAGTTCTCAACGCTTGAAACACCTCATTCAAAGCGCGAATAACTTGACAACAAGTAGTCAAGCAACAACGGCAAAATGTGACAACATTGCAGCTGCAATGACCGAATTGTCTCAATCTAGCGTTGAGATCGCACAATCGTCAGAGCGGGCACTCGACGAAACGAATACCATGACATCGAAAATCATATCTTGTCAAAATCAGAGTCAATCTTCGTTCAAAGCAGTAGAAGCCTTAGTGGATCAAATTGAGCAAACTCAGGTTTGTATGCAGAACCTCGAAAAAGACGCGATGAGTGTCAGTAAGATCGTGGATACCATTAGCGGTATTTCTGAACAAACTAACCTGCTTGCTTTGAATGCAGCTATCGAAGCAGCACGAGCTGGCGAACATGGACGGGGTTTCGCTGTTGTGTCATCGGAAGTTCGTGATCTGGCACAACGCAGTAAAGAAGCAACCGAGCACATCAGTCAACTTCTGAATAATATGTCGAACAACACCAACACTGCCGTTAATTATATGGAGAAAAGCCGCCAGGCAACCCATACGACCTTTGAATCAGTTTCAATAGTGAACACTAGTGTGGCTGAATTAGAAAGTGTCATTGAGGAAGTGAACACTCACATTACCAGTATTGCCAACTCAACAGTTGAACAATCTAAAGCGAGTGAGGCTGTTGACCGAGATGTTGATGTGCTAGCAGAAATCGCTCAAAACACAGGTGAACTTGCTAACGAGTTAAACAAAATCGTCAGCAACTATAACAAAGAGGCAGACACCGTTAAGCAAGCACTTAACGAGTTCAAACTCGCATAACCGGTTTAGCGGATAAAAAAAGAGTCATCCATAGATGACTCTTTTTTGTAAAACTTCAAATTAAAATGGCACTTCTATGTGCATCATTAGGTCGACTTCATAATCTTCATGCCAACGGTAGTCCATTCGCATACGTGGTTCACCTGCTTTCTTACTACCGAAGCCTAAGCTCAATAATAATCCATGACTTCTTAACCATTCTTCTGTGGTCAGCTCAGACTCCTCTTTTAGGAGCTTTGTTGGCATCCACACACCCACACCAATATAACTTTGTGCTATTTTATGAGTATAGAATGGCTCTTCGTCTTGCTTAAATCCCCACTTTTCCCAGTATTCATCAACGTTTTCTTTATCTTTAAACAAATCTAATTCGAAGAGTTTTTTTGAAGCGTACTCCATCCCATGAATAAAGGAGATGCACAATACGCGACTGTCTGACAGCTCTACAGTTTCAAAAGATTTATACGTCGGGTCTTTATATACGAACGACTCACACGCATTTGCCAAATTTGAAACCAACAGCAATAAAACACATGCAGTGATAGATTTCATTAAACAGCAGCTCCGACCTCTTGGTGTGATAATTCTCTAATAGACCTTCAACTGCTGCAATAACCTTTCAACGCTAGGAGTTGTTAATCCACGGATTTCAGCGTTATCTGACAAGCGACGCCTTATCTCAGTACTACGAACAGGTATCCTTTCCGGACAAACCATTATTGACCAACGTTTTAAAATTTCAGCAGATTTATAAAACCTGTCAAAATGTAACAGATTATCTGGACCAATAACAAACGTAATATCGGCATTAGGAAAAATTTCTTCAACTTTTTTTAGCACTGCATAAGTCGTTACACTACTGCTTGGTGTAAACAATTCTTGTTCGACCTTACAAAGAGTCACTTTATTTGAGCCTATATCCTGAATAAAAGCCTCTATCAGTTGGCAACGGATATCGTAATCCAACATCTCTTTGCCCCAAGCATGAGAAATACTTGGAACCAACAAAATGCGGTCAAAGTGATCCAAAGAATCAATGACACTCTTGTGCCCCAAACTCGGTGGATTAAATGCACTGCCAAACACAGCAATTTTTTCCATCTTTACCCCTACTAACAATGAAATCTCTATTCTCGGTTTTCTAATTGCATGATTGAGGTATGATACTACGAAAGTTTGTTAATGCTTGCAGGAAAAGGAAACCCAATGGAACAAATGATTCGAGATGAGATGCGAGTACTTCCTAGCATCGATCCTGCGTTCGAAATCGAACGTCGTGTCGCTTTTTTAAAACGTAAGCTATTAGAGTCTGGCTGTAAATCTCTGGTACTCGGTATCAGCGGTGGTATCGACTCGACAACATGCGGACGCTTAGCTCAGCTTGCTATAGAAGCACTGAACAAAGAAAGTAACTCAAGTAACTTCCAGTTCATCGCTGTTCGCTTACCTTACGGTACGCAAAAAGACGAAGATGAAGCACAATTGGCATTATCTTTTATCAAACCAACGCACTCTGTTTCTGTCAACATCAAAGCTGGTGTCGATGGCTTGCATGCCGCTTCTCATGAAGCATTAGCGCACACAGGCCTACTTCCGGCTCAAGCGGAGAAGCTTGATTTTGTAAAAGGTAACGTAAAAGCACGTGCTCGCATGGTTGCACAATATGAAATCGCTGGCTACGTGGGTGGCTTAGTGTTGGGTACTGACCATTCGGCAGAAAACATCACAGGCTTCTACACCAAGTTTGGTGACGGTGCTTGTGACATGGCCCCACTGTTTGGTTTAAGTAAGCGTCAAGTTCGTCAAGTGGCAGCCGCTCTGGGTGCGCCTGATTTGCTTGTTCACAAGACACCAACAGCAGATTTGGAAGAGCTTTCACCACAGAAAGCCGATGAAGATGCTTTAAATCTGACTTACGACCAAATCGATGACTTCTTAGAAGGTAAACCTGTTTCTAAAGAAGCTTCAGACCGACTAGTCGCTATCTACAAAGCTACGCAACATAAGCGCCAGCCAATCCCAACAATTTACGACTAACCTCTAACTCAATGCTACTCGATAGGCTATATATACGAGTAGCATTGGGCACATACCTGAGATACGTTTAGATTAAGCGACTACGATTTCCCAACTGTGGGTCATATCAACAGCTTCGCCTAACATCAAACATACAGAGCAGTACTTTTCTAAAGAATCAGTGGTTACACGTTCAACAATCTTTGCATCTAGGTTTTCACCTGTAACAACAAAGTGGATATTCACCTTAGTAAAGATTCGAGGAGGTGTATCTCTACGCTCAGCTGTAAGCTGTGCTACACAGCCCATGACTTTCTGGTCTGCTTTTTTGAGACCATCAACGACATCCACAGAACTACAGCCACCTGCACCAAGTAAAACCATTTCCATTGGACTAGGAGCGGTCGAGCCTCCATTCCCATCCATCACAATAGAATGGCCTGAGTTAGATTGACCTAAAAACTTAAAATCTTCGACCCACTTTACTTTTGCTTCCATTTTGTTACTCATTCTTAATTGTCTCAGAACCTAATTCTACAATGCTAACATCAGAGAATTCCACGCAACCCTAACCATAATGTGGCTAATCCACATGGCCACCAGTGCAAACCCACACCCTATTATTAGGCATAAACCATCACGTTCAATAATACCCAAAGCCAAACAAATAATCGCGATGTTTGGCAAAAAGTTGATGAAGGGCAGAGGCAGAATCGCAATAAAGGCTAAAACACATATGATTGCACCAACAACTCTACGAGGATTCACTCTGGATAACGGTTCCCATCGTGGCTTTACATACTCTTCTACACGCACCAGCCAAGGCATTACTTCTTCAGTAAATTTAAGTGTTTTATCACGATGAATGCGTTGTTTTTGAATGATATTAGGAAGCTTTGGAGCATGAAAACCCAATGCAATTTGTAGCCCTAATAAAAAGTCGGCGACAGCCGCAAAGAATGAAATACCTGGGATAAGCCCAGCTAGGCTTAGCATAATCAACAGAGCCCCGTATGAGCGGCGCCTAAGTAGCTCTAAAAGTTCACCAATAGTCAAATATTGTTCAGGATGAGACTTGAGCGTATTGATGAGAAACTGCGAGGTTTTTTCCAAGAGGTTATCCAAATTATCGAGGTAACGACATAAGCAAGGTACAAAATACCTATTACTAAGCGATATGAAGAAACATTATCAAATTTGTAATCAAAAGACGCAATAGACCTTAGGGGTCGAACTGAAAAAAGACAAAGATTTTACTTACAGCAACTACCAATCCAGCGCAGTTCGTAATGACATCTAAAAAAGAAAACCCCACTAAGCTTTCACTTAGCGGGGTTCTGTTCTCTTCGCAGCTATCCGGCTACTATAGGTGCTCCCTGCATCTATTCCTTGATAATCTGCTGGTTCCATCAGCGCATTCCATTTCATCGCCATCCTAGCGGTGTCCTGACTCTGTCATCCTGACAGACGCTTATTCCCTTAAGTTGTCTATTAACTGCTCTAAAACAACCATCCTAGCTATTTTAAACCTAATGTTAATATCCTTTGCTTTCCTTGCCGATTATTCTTCCTGAACAACCGTATCTTCTTCCTGAAGATGCCCTATCTCTGAGCTAATCCATTTCCGTGCCAGCATCCCGCCAACGCATTCAGATTACGACATCGGCGTTTAGGAACAAGTATGCAAGATAATATATATTTTAAACAAAAACCGCCAACCCAACAAAAATGCATAAGTTACAATAATTTACAAACAACCCCCTCGACCAATCTCAATAAGAAAAATCAAATATCCTACACATCATGTAAGAGATATCTCACAAAACACTTCTGCTATATCTCTAAACAACCTACATAACTCATGGCCTAACCTTTAAAAATGAAGTGAGAATATATAGAGGTAGTCATATCTTTTTCTAGACTAAAGGATGCGAAATCAGGATATTATTACCATCGAACTACTTGCAGCGAAGCCAGATCAGCGGTTCCGTCAAGTATGAAAAAACCAGCGTAACTAATGATTTATCAAAGGAAGCCTCACTATGATTTCGAAATGGGCACAACGTTTTTACCAGATGGCAGAACTTGTTGGCTCTTGGAGTAAAGACCCTTCTACCCAAGTAGGAGCCGTTATTACAAAACAAAATCGAATTGTTTCTGTGGGCTTTAATGGTTACCCACATGGTATTTCAGACAGCGCAAATACCGACGACAGAGATATGAAGTATCTCAAAACTCTGCATGCAGAAGAAAATGCCATCCTATTTGCAAAACGTGATTTGGACGGATGCGAAATCTACGTGACCCATTTCCCTTGTCCAAACTGTGCAGCAAAGATCATCCAAACAGGTATATCAGCCGTTAATTGCCCAGAGCAAGCAGACGATTTTCTTTCTCGTTGGGGAGATAAAATTAAAGTGAGCCAAGAGATGTTCTTGCAAGCCGGAGTCAAAGTTAACTGGCTACCACTTGGCGAGTTAAAACCAATCAGTGAAATTCACAAAGAATCATAAAAAAAAGCCCTCAAACATGAGGGCTTTTTTATTTAAAGTAAAAATGCCGTCTCACATTTGAAACACCCATGCAACTTTAGACTTTTAAGTACATTTTTTTTGCATGCGATTCAATGTTCAACGCTAACTATGTCTACAATCAAACTCAATTGGCGTTCAAATCGTTTCATCAACAAATGAAATGAGAAATTCATTTTTTAGTGGCTGTAAAAAGGAAAAACAATGAAGCCCACTACAACTGCAAATACAATAGATAAATCAAACTCAACACACTTTCTCGTTACGATTTTATTTTTATTCGCAGTAAGTGCCGTTAGTTATTCGTTATTGACGACACATCATTCCCTCACTCAATACTACTTTATTTACCCACTATGCATGTTAGCGGCATATTTTATTAGTAATACTTGGCTTAAACGAGCATTGTCCTTTGTGACGTTTGTATTATTACTGATCGGAAGTTATTTTGAGCCGCTCAATATAGATTTTTTACAACAGACCTTTATCTTAGTTCCACTGTGCTATATCGCGATTTTCCCTGGGTCATTATGGCCAATAGGAGTTGCATTCAGTCTGATAGGGGTTTATATCCCCCATGTCACCAGTGCCCAAGTATTCGAATTTTTAGATGCTGCCATCGAGATAGCTGCCATTGCGATTTTTGCAACAGGTGGGGTTTTCTATAGACAGAAGCTGATTAAGCAGGTTGAACGTTACCGAAAAGACAGTTTGACAGACTTTCTTACCCAAGTAGCGAATCGAAAAGCGTTTAAGAACGATCTCGAATCAATAGAAACAATTGCCGGCGAAGCCAGTACAATGAAATTTGCATTGCTGCTCCTAGACATAGATAACTTTAAGCTAATCAACGATTCATTAGGCCACCAACAAGGTGATTATTTATTGATTCAATTTGCCAAGCGGTTGAACAACTTGAGCTTTAACCGAATTAACATTTATCGACTTAGTGGTGATGAATTCGCCGTACTATTACAGGACAAATTTGATGTAAATTTCTATGCGCAACAAGTAGCAAACTACATATCAGAAGCTTGTCATACGGAGTTCGAACTCGATAAACGTAGCTACACAATGACAATAAGCCTTGGTATCGCAGCATTAGATGACGCTGCTTACAATACTGAAATCTGGTGCCGAAATGTAGATATCGCACTAAAAAGGGCAAAGCAATCAGGAAAAAACAGCATCCAATGGTTCGATGAGAATCTGATTGGAGAAACAATTCGCAGCTATCAAATAGAGAGAGAACTGAGCGATACTATCGAAAAAGGTCAATTAACACTTCATTACCAACCTAAAGTCGATATTAAAACCAACAAGGTCTATGGAGCAGAGGCTCTTATTCGCTGGAAACATCCAGTTTTTGGCATTATATCCCCAGATGAATTTGTTGGCGTAGCTGAACGTAGCCAGCAAATTATACCCATTGGCCGCTGGGTGATTGAAACGGCTTGTCAGCAAGCCAAAATATGGGATCAACTCGGACATCCCATTTGTATCGCTGTCAACGTTTCAACAGTTCAATTTCTCTATGATGATATATTTCATGTTGTGACTAAGGCTCTGAGGGACTCACAGCTTGACCCTCAGCTACTGCAACTCGAAATTACAGAGACAACACTAATGCAACAGCCTGAACGTGTGGTCGATGCATGTCATGAACTACGAACCTTAGGTATACGCGTCGCGATTGATGATTTTGGTGTGGCATATTCTTCTCTCAACTATTTAAAACAACTGCCCATCGACGTATTAAAAATTGATAAGTCCTTCATAGATGAATGCTGTTCTAACCACAATGATCACATGCTAGTGCGCACTATCATTCAACTTGGTCACAATATGGGTAAAGTGGTAACAGCAGAGGGCGTCGTCAATAACGAACAGCTGTGGCTACTAGCACAAGAAGAATGTGACGAGTATCAAGGCTATCTGTTTTCTCAACCACTTCCTCCAAATGAATTCATAACGCTTTTATCAAGCAGAAAAGAAATTATGATCCCACATCCATATATGGCTTCCAGCCGATAAATGATTTTCATATCACACGACAATCGTTGAATTCATCTTAAAACGTTCACTTTGACCTAGATAAAATGATGTAGCCCAACAAATATCTGCAACATCACCGTGATATAAACGGGGAAATAAGACATTTTTACAAATAATCGCAAAATAAGTTACGTTAATAGCATTCTGTCAATACGTACAAACACTTAAAATGGCATATTAAAATACTGGCATTAAGTACGTTAACAGATAAAAGTATCGTAATTATTTTCTCTAGCAGAATAACTCATTAGATACTACAATCCTGCCACATAAAAATAACAAAACTTCCCCCTCAAATACCAAACGCAGTAAAAACTGTGGGTATTAGCTCAACATAACGTGAAAGGTTTATAGCAATGAGTCCAGAAAAACATCTACTCGATTGGCAGACTAG encodes:
- a CDS encoding PAS domain-containing sensor histidine kinase codes for the protein MNKSRQFIESDTNPFYSRIGRRIIIILVLLSGAVTLVATLTQTYFNYKSEFSDVEQRHQEIEIIHSELLSASLWDYDLVLLQQRLDSLVELPKLSYLKIVSGKYKFEAGTPVTESSVTSTYPLYHVNPDDNKMQQLGTIYIESSAQEIYNTLIKQFIITLLVNAAKTIFVCAVILMVFHQSVNRRIFSVAQYLRKYNPRHPADKLCLEHKKWIMEKDDELNWLAEETNTITSNVTTLYRNIKFEQERFADFTQVSSDWLWETNMEGHLTYVSEPMREMLEIDEFTRPTFAQIPWFVDVTELLRALETKQNFAKCEQQLKIDGYNIYMMFQGIARYENNRFVGYRGTTINITQLKSTQLELQTLNYNLEKKIDERTRDLKQSMEHLQKTQEQLIESEKLAALGGLVAGVAHEVNTPLGIAVTATSVIQEVKSELNSAFALQTLTSTQFSELMQRLADSSALLESNLNRAAKLVRDFKQTAVDQVSEQRSQFRIHQVIEALIASLHSETRKIPVEPKIQGDEQLMMTSLPGVLTQILTNLIMNSVNHAFKETQQPSIAIHFYEQGDDIVLEYKDNGCGVEEALHQKIFEPFFTTKRGVGGSGLGLNLVFNLLKKKLNGELLFESEVGHGVHYTITMPKVLAPEMEH
- a CDS encoding DUF3369 domain-containing protein, whose protein sequence is MDLFADMRGSLVSEKKEPKVVVNTWKVLLVDDDKEMHQVTKLALSGFLFQDRPLELISALSGDDARKVMEERDDIALALIDVVMESEHAGLELVRYIREHLNNKMTRLVLRTGQAGQAPEDKVIQEYEIDDYKEKTELTTQKLRTLLYSMLRSYRDLCLIEEQKQGLSRVIEASAKVQNTTTLKTYASSVLSQMTSLLKLNASAFYCIVKPRSEGEEARPFTLAATGEYVDCYQDCAFDVLPEEVVKRCKKVLETRQSEDFGRAYVCYLHDERGADNLLYVNLNEELSELDKQLLQIYMYNIGLTFEKINLMEDLKETSKELVYNLANAVEARSKETGAHVQRVSLFCEKLALLYGLSDAEATLIRNASPLHDVGKVAIPDSILHKPGKLDAEEWVEMQKHVEYGVDILSKSKRPLMIVAKEIAATHHEKWNGRGYPKQLEGEEIPLCGRITALADVFDALGAKRVYKDAWSDESIKQELLTQRGQHFEPKLVDLLLEHWDAFVDIRSAWPD
- a CDS encoding methyl-accepting chemotaxis protein, which codes for MKKLLRLFPLYLVVTVIAGVPILIALTLAISNILDLNKRVSVAEHDQETVQLILLYDNLAHNLAVERGLTAGVLGSKGQGAQVETLNKQRIQSDSHVKALQSFNPTNIPKAFAEKIKTDINAQLQSLAEVRKQVDALQPKISPFAYYSNLNQLAIDNARILLSTIDDANVSELGSSLISVVIMKERAGQVRGALNGAFASQKSNSAQYTSINDYISSGNYAERSLMLTMPTQFIQQLDDAKNSAIWKNVEQIQQSYLNQANQLDNLQGPKPTEWFSAATERIGQLNQLRNVIQGQMMTMSAQQSQRANTNEKIIISLSVIIGVILIFSLYTAVSTLRNRVGSLTQKLAVMSRNRDLSISLASEGQDEISHISQSVNGLTTSIRNLLSEVTEANDHSSQRLKHLIQSANNLTTSSQATTAKCDNIAAAMTELSQSSVEIAQSSERALDETNTMTSKIISCQNQSQSSFKAVEALVDQIEQTQVCMQNLEKDAMSVSKIVDTISGISEQTNLLALNAAIEAARAGEHGRGFAVVSSEVRDLAQRSKEATEHISQLLNNMSNNTNTAVNYMEKSRQATHTTFESVSIVNTSVAELESVIEEVNTHITSIANSTVEQSKASEAVDRDVDVLAEIAQNTGELANELNKIVSNYNKEADTVKQALNEFKLA
- a CDS encoding nicotinate-nicotinamide nucleotide adenylyltransferase, producing the protein MEKIAVFGSAFNPPSLGHKSVIDSLDHFDRILLVPSISHAWGKEMLDYDIRCQLIEAFIQDIGSNKVTLCKVEQELFTPSSSVTTYAVLKKVEEIFPNADITFVIGPDNLLHFDRFYKSAEILKRWSIMVCPERIPVRSTEIRRRLSDNAEIRGLTTPSVERLLQQLKVY
- the nadE gene encoding ammonia-dependent NAD(+) synthetase; this translates as MEQMIRDEMRVLPSIDPAFEIERRVAFLKRKLLESGCKSLVLGISGGIDSTTCGRLAQLAIEALNKESNSSNFQFIAVRLPYGTQKDEDEAQLALSFIKPTHSVSVNIKAGVDGLHAASHEALAHTGLLPAQAEKLDFVKGNVKARARMVAQYEIAGYVGGLVLGTDHSAENITGFYTKFGDGACDMAPLFGLSKRQVRQVAAALGAPDLLVHKTPTADLEELSPQKADEDALNLTYDQIDDFLEGKPVSKEASDRLVAIYKATQHKRQPIPTIYD
- a CDS encoding OsmC family protein gives rise to the protein MEAKVKWVEDFKFLGQSNSGHSIVMDGNGGSTAPSPMEMVLLGAGGCSSVDVVDGLKKADQKVMGCVAQLTAERRDTPPRIFTKVNIHFVVTGENLDAKIVERVTTDSLEKYCSVCLMLGEAVDMTHSWEIVVA
- a CDS encoding exopolysaccharide biosynthesis protein, coding for MEKTSQFLINTLKSHPEQYLTIGELLELLRRRSYGALLIMLSLAGLIPGISFFAAVADFLLGLQIALGFHAPKLPNIIQKQRIHRDKTLKFTEEVMPWLVRVEEYVKPRWEPLSRVNPRRVVGAIICVLAFIAILPLPFINFLPNIAIICLALGIIERDGLCLIIGCGFALVAMWISHIMVRVAWNSLMLAL
- a CDS encoding dCMP deaminase family protein encodes the protein MISKWAQRFYQMAELVGSWSKDPSTQVGAVITKQNRIVSVGFNGYPHGISDSANTDDRDMKYLKTLHAEENAILFAKRDLDGCEIYVTHFPCPNCAAKIIQTGISAVNCPEQADDFLSRWGDKIKVSQEMFLQAGVKVNWLPLGELKPISEIHKES